CTGCTAGGGGAAATATTCCTTATTGCATCAATTCTGTCAATCAGACATTCTATTGCCAACGAGTATATGTTATCAGTATACCAAGAAGCATCTTCACATTCAATTGGGCTGTTGGTGGCGGCCTCATTCATTTTTATTACGGTGATGTTTCTTTCTGAATCTAAATTCAGCCGTTATTTATCTGCAGCATCATTGTCTTTAGTAACAATCTGTATAGTCAGCTTTCCAATTATAATGGGATACAACTTTATGGGGGTGGGTGATCCACTCACCCATCTAGGATACACTAGGGATATAATCGCCGGGGTTCCTGATCTAATACCGAGTTATCTATTATATCCAGGGTTGCACATATTTGCAGCTACCATACACTTTATTATTGGATCACAATTGGAACACACTTTTTTATTAATCCCAATCCTATTCATAGTCTGTTTTATAGTTCATGTTGTTGTCTTAATTAGAGCAATTACTAATAGACGTGAAGTGATAGTTATAGCAGTTTTCTCAAGCTCTTTACTATTGCCAGTCAATAACTTCGGGATCCATCTTCTATCACAACCTGGGAGTGTAGCTGTGTGGTTTTCGCCTGTTTTACTGTATGCTTTGGTTAAGTATGTCAGTACTCCGGAAGTGAGATTTAAAATGATGTTCATAATTGCTTATACCGCACTTGTCTTAATTCATCCAAGACAGGCACTTTACGTATTAGTTTTCTATATTCCGTTTATAATCTCAGTCCAATATATAAACAAACAAAAATCTAGTAGCTTATTGCCGTCTATGAGCCTGCATAACATGGTAGGAGATATATTAACGATATTGATTATTTGGTTGTCGTGGAATATTCACACCCGTACATTCATAACTCAGGGGGCGTCAAGGCTCATCGAGCTTGTTTATATTTCCGATGTGGAAGGTGCTAATAAAATATCGGGTGCCGCTACATCACTGGATAATTACGGATCTAGTATTTTTGAGTTGTTTCTCAAACTGTTCTTTGTAGACCTGTTATTTGTTTTGGCATCAACTGCCTTGATGCTATTAACGGTTAGGAGATTTTACCTAGAACATATGAGATCCAAAACCAACACATTAAGTCCAAGAGAAATAATTGTGATAGGATTTATCCCCGGATTGGGTGGTATAACCTTGCTATTTTTGATCTACTTAATGCTAAGTCCGGGAGCCTACTTTCGAATTCAAGGATTTGCTATGGTACTTGTAACAATAATTGGAACCTTAGCGATCCATACGATATGGGAAGGGACTAACCTACAAGTCGATAAAAGGAACATGAGAATAATAGTCGTGGGCGTACTGATATTTATGTATCTCTTATCTATTCCGATTATGCATTCATCACCATATATATACAAATCAAATCAAAAAGTTTCAGAATCCTCGATCACAGGACATGAGTTTTCATTCACAAATAGCAATGACGACATACAATTTGTCGGGGATGCACCTCCGGACCGCTATCGAAATGCAATATTCGGCACAATAAAGAGTAGCCGGGGACTGGGCGTTGCTAAAAATATCCAGGTTATCGACTACGAGTATAATAGAGGTAGAGTACCATTCCATTTTGCAAACCAATCTTTGAATTCCCATTACAATAGTGAAAGATATCTAACAATCCAAGAGAGAGAAATAAAAAAGAATACGCAGTTATACGAAGGATCGGGGTACTCGAAGAGTGACTACAAATACCTTAATAATAACAGGAAGATTGATAAAATATATGATAATCGCGGATTTAGGCTCTATATAGTAGAATAATATTGCCCCGCATTCTGATAGCGTTCGACTTGACATTCGAGGACATCTTGGTCGATAGAACCGTTCGCGTAGAAGTCAAGAACACCTAAGAGAAGTCTCATCCCGAAGTTATGACTTCCAACCGATCAAATATGTGCTTGATCCTGCCGTCCTTTCCAATGGAGAGATGCGATTCAGCTCTAACTCTTGGATCATTTGGGAGATACCACTATAAACTGTGATACCCAGAGTCAGATAGCGTCTATTCTTCGGAAGTCCCGCTAGTGCAGCATCACGAATATCACGGTCTTAGGGAATACAGTAGAGTGAAACCCAGAATCGCTTAATCGACATCATTGCTATATTAATTCCGGAGAAACCGGATGTCTCTACTGAATTAATAGAGTAAAACTTATCATTACTGGTGTCCAGTTTTCTCAAGAGGAGATCACATGGGCCAGTTAGTTTTTTCTGATGTAGATGGAGTCCTCACAAATTCGAAAATTAATATTGGCGACGATGGTGAGGCTTTCAAAACATTCGATGTGAAAGACGGATATAAAATCACACAATGGCTTGAACAAGACGGTTGCGACTTCGTAATTATTACTTCAAGGGAGTCTCAAGCTGTCACAAATCGAGCCTCCGAATTGGGAGTGGATGAAGTTCACCAAGGCGTGAATGATAAAAAAGAAAAAGTTAAATCAATCGCGTCTCGCCTCGGGTTCAGTCTGGAGAGCACAGTTTATATTGGCGATGATCTGACGGACGTAGACGCGATAGAAACTGTCGGAACGGGTTGTTGTCCTGCCGACGCAGTTCAGGAAGTCAAAAAGAAGTGTTCATACGTCAGCCGGTATGATGGTGGAAACGGAGCCGTTCGGAATATTTTGAATTACATAATGGAAGTGTCTCAAACGACGGTTGGCATTATTCCAGCTCGTTATGGATCAACAAGACTCCCTGGTAAACCATTAATCGAAATCGCTGGTAAACCTATGATTCAGCACGTCTACGAGCGTGCGAACAACGCTGCGTCGCTCGACGACCTCA
This genomic stretch from Halobaculum roseum harbors:
- the kdsB gene encoding 3-deoxy-manno-octulosonate cytidylyltransferase gives rise to the protein MGQLVFSDVDGVLTNSKINIGDDGEAFKTFDVKDGYKITQWLEQDGCDFVIITSRESQAVTNRASELGVDEVHQGVNDKKEKVKSIASRLGFSLESTVYIGDDLTDVDAIETVGTGCCPADAVQEVKKKCSYVSRYDGGNGAVRNILNYIMEVSQTTVGIIPARYGSTRLPGKPLIEIAGKPMIQHVYERANNAASLDDLIVATDDERIIEAVESIGGSVMMTDPDHLTGTDRVAEVAANVKADFTINIQGDEPLIDPVVIDDIVMALQDNSPKVATPISPIKDESLLEDENTVKVVTDNDGKALYFSRSKIPSGGETGTTYKHIGLYGYETGMLLDYIDMESDLESAEDLEQLRLLENGYEIQTVETGYDSKEVNVESDIPVVEKQLQQEHKNENQ